In bacterium, the genomic window TTGATGAGTCCGGGGATGGTAAACACTGCTTCGGGAATATGTGATAAAGTTGGTCACATTATGAATTATGGGGACGGTTGGTACGGAGGAGTTTATGTAGCTGCTATGTATGCGTTGACTTTCGTATCAGATGATATACATTATGTGGTTGAAGAGGCATTGAAAGTAATTCCGGAAGAAACTAAGTATGCAAAATGTATGCATGATGTCATAAAATGGTATAAAGAAAATCCAAAAGATTGGAAGAAAACGTGGTTTAAAGTTCAGCGAAAATGGTCGGAAGATGTAGGGTGTCCTGAAGGTGTTTTTGACAGTTTTGATATTGATGCCAAAATCAATTCAGCATGGATTCTGATTGGATTATTGTACGGCAACGGGGATTTTGGGAAAACTATTTCAATAAGCGCCCGTTCTGGAGACGATTCAGATTGTAACCCAGCAAGTGCAGGCGGTATATTGGGGTCATTGTTAGGATATAAAAATATTCCCAAATATTGGAAACAAGGTTTAGCGGAAGTGGAACCTGTTGATTTTAAATATACTACTATTTCGCTCAACGATGTTTACAAGTTGTCTTTTAAACATGCTTTAAAAGAGATAGAACGTAATAAAGGCAAAATAGACGGTGATATGGTGACGATAAATTATCAAGAACCAAAGCGTGTAAAATTAGAAATTGGATTTAAAGATCACTATCCAATAAAAAGACAACACCTTAACGTCAATCTAAAAGACGAAACCTCATTCAAATTTAAAGGTATTGGATTCGCCGTAAATTACCCCTGGGGTGGTGGCCTGATAAAAAAAGGGGATAAAGATTACACTTTTAATGTTGCAATGTATATAGATGGTAAAAGGATTGAAGTTTCTGAATTGCCAACAAATTTCACTATACGAAAATATACACCTTTCTGGAAATATCAATTGCAAATGGGTGAACATACTGTGCGTCTAAAGGTTTTAAACCCAACTGACAAAGCTGAACTTCATCTTGGGGATGTGATTATTTACAGTAATAAACCGTCAAAGCCAAAATATTAAAACATTATAAATGAACTGAGATTGTATTGATGAAGATGAAGGAAATATTCAATTTGAAAAAACTACATGAATGTTTTATTATTTATCCTTTTTCCTGGTTGTTGGTTCTACCAATCTACGCTCAATCACTTCTTATAGTTACACCAGAAGAAGTTGGATTGTCCTCGAAATGGTTGGGTTGATGGCGATGAATCACTCTAATGGAGAGTTCGAACCAGGTTATGGATTAGACCTGGATCTCAGTATTCGCGTAAACGTGGCACAATCGAATATAATCGATTCAGAATGTAATCTTGAATGGCCTGGTTCTGCTGATAATTACTTATAAATTGATACAGGTGATGAGTTGATAAGTGATTTGCTGCCTTAGTTTTTTGGTTATAGTCCTATTGGAAGTAGTCTAAGGTGGTAGTTTATCAGTCTATAGTTAATTTAATGGTATAAATGTAATATATAAAAAAGGAGGGGAAAATGTTTATTTTACAAAGCTATCTACCGGCAGTTATTTTTTGTTTCATAACTATGTTAGCTTGGGGCTCATGGGCCAATACTCAAAAATTGGCAGGTAGAGAGTGGAGATTCGAACTATTCTACTGGGACTATGTTATTGGAGTCGTTTTGCTATCTGTAATTTTTGCTTTTACATTGGGTAGCATTGGAACTT contains:
- a CDS encoding ADP-ribosylglycohydrolase family protein gives rise to the protein MFFFVSLILLLTNFNLANSKTFKISKEKLQDKIKGGWAGQTIGCTFGGPTEFRHRGTIIQDYQPIPWYEGYLKWYYDNAPGLYDDIYMDLTFVDVFEKEGLDAPASSFAKAFANARYMLWHANQAARYNILHGIMPPESGNWLNNPHADDIDFQIEADFAGLMSPGMVNTASGICDKVGHIMNYGDGWYGGVYVAAMYALTFVSDDIHYVVEEALKVIPEETKYAKCMHDVIKWYKENPKDWKKTWFKVQRKWSEDVGCPEGVFDSFDIDAKINSAWILIGLLYGNGDFGKTISISARSGDDSDCNPASAGGILGSLLGYKNIPKYWKQGLAEVEPVDFKYTTISLNDVYKLSFKHALKEIERNKGKIDGDMVTINYQEPKRVKLEIGFKDHYPIKRQHLNVNLKDETSFKFKGIGFAVNYPWGGGLIKKGDKDYTFNVAMYIDGKRIEVSELPTNFTIRKYTPFWKYQLQMGEHTVRLKVLNPTDKAELHLGDVIIYSNKPSKPKY